The following coding sequences lie in one Xyrauchen texanus isolate HMW12.3.18 chromosome 25, RBS_HiC_50CHRs, whole genome shotgun sequence genomic window:
- the LOC127618978 gene encoding uncharacterized protein LOC127618978: MKGSSQSGSCSEASCSSLGHKTGSHCLTTRASISTITTDDSTPASVLDKNTNQSTPGHSTREMPFRTMEGTLLRGGRGIPIAGTTFLNPEAAGLMGLYGVGGKNYVPHLMMPLPGGAGLYERGWSLGKGKVGQANSEKTGADSLTNRMGDFLQHRLALVTFDPMQPPYDSLQTYGLEGSGSQATSLSSLESEAEKDTEKDGLEEWGPKFQRLLDIFREREKEKDDKGKQEDEHLKEEHQFEKSKEENVVEEMEAESETKEDKSSESNETGQEEEENTEEMEIGPERKSK, encoded by the coding sequence ATGAAGGGTTCCAGTCAGAGCGGTTCATGCTCGGAAGCCTCCTGCAGTTCCTTGGGGCATAAAACCGGGTCCCATTGCTTGACCACCCGAGCTTCCATTTCGACCATCACCACCGACGACTCCACCCCTGCTTCAGTTCTGGATAAAAACACCAACCAAAGCACACCAGGCCACAGCACACGGGAAATGCCATTCAGAACAATGGAAGGGACCTTGCTGAGAGGTGGCAGAGGAATACCTATCGCCGGTACTACTTTTCTCAATCCAGAAGCTGCTGGGCTAATGGGCTTATATGGAGTAGGTGGGAAGAACTATGTGCCACACCTCATGATGCCCCTCCCAGGAGGGGCGGGGCTGTACGAGAGAGGGTGGAGCTTGGGAAAGGGGAAGGTTGGACAGGCGAACTCGGAAAAGACAGGTGCAGATTCTCTAACAAACAGAATGGGAGACTTTCTGCAACACCGCCTAGCCCTGGTGACCTTTGACCCCATGCAACCGCCATACGACTCGCTGCAGACGTATGGGCTGGAGGGGAGCGGGTCGCAGGCGACGTCTCTAAGCTCGCTCGAAAGCGAGGCAGAGAAAGACACAGAGAAAGATGGGTTAGAGGAATGGGGACCTAAGTTTCAAAGGTTGCTTGATATTTTTAGGGaacgagagaaagaaaaagatgatAAAGGAAAACAAGAGGATGAGCATTTaaaggaagaacaccagttcgaaAAATCAAAAGAGGAAAACGTAGTGGAAGAGATGGAGGCTGAGAGTGAGACAAAAGAGGACAAATCCAGTGAATCAAATGAGACTGGGCAGGAAGAGGAGGAAAACACAGAGGAAATGGAAATAGGACCAGAGAGAAAGAGCAAATGA